The Coffea arabica cultivar ET-39 chromosome 3c, Coffea Arabica ET-39 HiFi, whole genome shotgun sequence genome contains a region encoding:
- the LOC113734365 gene encoding glutamyl-tRNA(Gln) amidotransferase subunit B, chloroplastic/mitochondrial-like, which produces MALTFFRGIKTCPLVHYPSAYFARKNGFFYCTTGSTETQFATQEKQQSGDSKVVPKTYRKSPDKLLKDYEAIIGIETHVQLNTSTKAFCGCPYSYGAQPNTSICPVCMGLPGALPVLNSKVVEYAVKLGLALNCKLSMDSKFDRKQYFYPDLPKAYQISQFDVPIAIGGYIDIDLPVEFGGGHRKFGITRVHMEEDAGKLLHTGTGNYSQVDLNRAGVPLLEIVSEPDMRTGIEAAEYAAELQRVVRYLGVSNGNMQEGSLRCDVNISIRPIGQQEFGTKVEIKNLNSFSSVSRAIDFEISRQVQLHSQGQADQIVQETRLWEEGAQKTITMRKKEGLSDYRYFPEPDIPGVTLSEEYVDGIRSSLPELPEIKRRRYENMGLSMQDVLFLANDINVAEFFDATIANAADVKLAANWIMGDIAAYMKNEKLSISEIKLTPLELGELIASIKGGTISGKIGKEILFELMAKGGTVQGLIKEKDLVQIVDRSEIEKMVDKVLADNPEQLKQYRGGKTKLQGYFAGQVMKASKGKANPKLLNQILLEKLNTET; this is translated from the exons ATGGCTTTAACATTTTTCAGAGGGATAAAAACCTGCCCCTTGGTCCACTATCCATCAGCATATTTTGCAAGGAAAAATGGGTTTTTTTACTGCACTACGGGAAGCACGGAAACCCAATTTGCCACACAAGAAAAGCAGCAATCTGGTGATTCAAAAGTTGTACCAAAAACCTACAGAAAATCACCTGATAAGTTGTTGAAAGACTACGAGGCAATCATAGGGATAGAGACTCATGTGCAGCTTAACACTTCAACTAAGGCATTTTGTGGCTGCCCTTATAGTTATGGGGCTCAACCCAATACTAGCATTTGCCCTGTTTGTATGGGGCTGCCTGGGGCATTGCCAGTTTTGAACTCCAAGGTTGTAGAATATGCAGTGAAATTAGGCCTTGCCCTTAACTGTAAACTGTCTATGGATTCGAAATTTGATAGGAAACAGTATTTTTATCCTGACCTGCCAAAAGCGTACCAGATATCTCAGTTTGATGTTCCAATTGCAATTGGTGGTTATATTGATATTGATCTTCCTGTTGAGTTTGGTGGTGGGCACAGAAAGTTCGGGATTACCAGGGTTCACATGGAAGAGGATGCGGGGAAGTTGCTTCATACTGGCACTGGGAATTATTCTCAG GTAGATTTGAACAGGGCAGGGGTGCCATTGCTTGAGATTGTTTCAGAACCTGATATGAGAACTGGTATTGAAGCCGCAGAATATGCTGCAGAATTGCAGAGGGTAGTTAGATACTTGGGAGTAAGTAATGGTAATATGCAAGAAGGATCACTGCGTTGTGATGTCAATATCTCAATCCGTCCAATTGGGCAGCAAGAATTTGGTACAAAG gttgaaataaaaaatctgaACTCATTCTCATCAGTTAGTAGAGCCATCGATTTTGAGATTTCAAGACAAGTGCAACTTCACAGTCAAGGTCAGGCTGATCAAATTGTCCAGGAAACTCGCCTTTGGGAAGAAGGCGCTCAG AAAACCATTACAATGAGAAAAAAGGAAGGACTTTCCGACTATCGGTACTTCCCAGAGCCTGATATTCCCGGAGTTACCCTTAGTGAGGAATATGTTGATGGTATTCGGAGTTCTTTACCTGAGCTTCCAGAAATAAAACGTCGGAGGTATGAGAATATGGGTCTCAGCATGCAGGATGTTCTGTTCCTGGCCAATGACATAAAT GTTGCAGAATTTTTTGATGCAACAATAGCAAATGCGGCTGATGTTAAGTTGGCCGCAAATTGGATAATGGGCGACATAGCTGCAtacatgaaaaatgaaaagttgtcCATCAGTGAGATCAAACTTACTCCTCTGGAGTTGGGTGAGCTTATTGCTTCAATTAAAGGTGGAACTATCAGCGGAAAGATTGGCAAAGAG ATATTATTTGAACTAATGGCTAAGGGCGGGACAGTGCAAGGattaataaaagaaaaggatttGGTTCAG ATTGTAGACCGCAGTGAGATAGAAAAAATGGTGGATAAAGTCCTCGCTGATAATCCAGAGCAGCTGAAACAGTACCGTGGTGGCAAAACCAAGCTACAGGGCTATTTTGCGGGCCAG GTAATGAAAGCATCAAAAGGCAAGGCAAATCCAAAACTTTTGAACCAGATACTTTTAGAAAAGTTGAATACCGAAACTTGA
- the LOC113734366 gene encoding uncharacterized membrane protein At1g75140 isoform X2 yields the protein MEELVKSFTELLSRLESKLSDCSKVKYPIDRKQDTVQEYGEVDGDGNAEKIQDGKLDSSVKNGDSVGVVSVTKFSPFWSEKFQFVSAVKVGSNPTCINVLPYRDFEGFSKYVLVGDDSGRVYALARNGDVLCQFDTLSRSPTTAMVSYMSVYKNESIVVTGHEDGAILMHRVWENSTGDEWNSLRMDVIVKFDVPQAGDSVSPVTILEVHHVGRKRYILSTDLRGKIRVFRDNGTVYGLASPSRRPLAFLKQRLLFLTETGAGSLDLRTMKIRESFCEGLNVSVVRRYVFDATERSKAYGFTSEGDLIHVLLLGDIMNFKCRVRSKRKFDMGEPLTFQAIKGYLLIGDAEKIYVYNVSSQHYVRAGGPKLLFSASFDGIVASFLNQQQRKIDDKKGFVRPVVASNNERLVVLSLGSGYVAMYHSNLPVFRSEFNTMQWTSPVLFFILFLFGAWHFFAHKKEALTSWGPDDPFSSTSVTTGAPLGSGSGDRSFTDSSRNADVVDSRGNGMRDPSRRYASPSQYPGGSVNSYRRGGGTDTNSISSAVEPNFRTNQELKYRGSNPESTGFPKRRESLFVNSQAVDENN from the coding sequence ATGGAAGAGCTAGTGAAAAGTTTCACTGAACTGTTATCTAGATTAGAATCAAAGTTGTCAGATTGCTCAAAAGTTAAATATCCCATTGATAGAAAGCAAGATACTGTGCAAGAATATGGTGAGGTTGATGGAGATGGGAATGCTGAGAAGATTCAAGATGGAAAGTTAGACAGTAGTGTTAAAAATGGAGATAGTGTAGGGGTGGTGTCGGTTACGAAGTTTAGTCCTTTTTGGTCTGAGAAATTTCAATTTGTGTCAGCTGTGAAAGTTGGATCAAATCCCACTTGTATTAATGTGTTGCCATACCGGGATTTTGAGGGGTTCAGTAAGTATGTTCTGGTTGGAGATGATTCGGGTAGAGTGTATGCTTTAGCAAGAAATGGAGATGTTTTATGTCAGTTTGACACGTTGTCCAGATCGCCTACTACTGCTATGGTATCCTACATGTCGGTTTATAAGAATGAGAGCATAGTTGTCACAGGGCACGAGGATGGTGCCATTTTGATGCATCGGGTTTGGGAAAATTCAACTGGGGATGAATGGAACTCACTTCGGATGGATGTTATTGTGAAGTTTGACGTTCCTCAAGCTGGTGATAGTGTTTCACCAGTCACTATCTTGGAAGTGCATCATGTTGGGCGGAAGAGGTATATTTTGTCTACAGATTTGAGGGGCAAGATCAGGGTGTTCAGGGATAATGGGACAGTTTACGGCTTGGCTTCACCATCAAGGAGGCCACTGGCATTCTTGAAGCAGAGACTTCTCTTTTTGACAGAAACTGGTGCTGGGTCATTAGATTTAAGGACCATGAAGATTAGAGAATCTTTCTGTGAAGGTTTGAACGTTTCTGTGGTGAGACGCTATGTTTTTGATGCCACAGAGAGGTCAAAAGCATACGGTTTTACTTCAGAAGGTGATCTGATACATGTACTGTTGCTCGGTGACATAATGAACTTCAAATGTAGGGTTAGATCCAAGAGGAAGTTTGATATGGGAGAGCCTCTAACATTTCAAGCAATCAAAGGGTACTTGCTTATTGGTGATGCGGAGAAGATCTATGTGTATAATGTGTCTTCCCAGCATTATGTTAGGGCTGGCGGACCAAAACTTCTGTTCTCTGCAAGCTTTGATGGGATTGTAGCATCATTTCTGAACCAACAGCAAAGAAAAATAGATGACAAAAAAGGGTTTGTGAGACCAGTAGTAGCAAGTAACAATGAAAGACTAGTTGTTCTCAGTCTTGGAAGCGGCTATGTGGCGATGTATCATTCCAACCTTCCAGTTTTCAGAAGCGAGTTCAATACGATGCAATGGACGAGTCCTGTTCtgttttttattcttttcctttttggagCATGGCATTTCTTTGCCCACAAGAAGGAAGCTCTTACCTCTTGGGGGCCAGATGATCCTTTCAGTTCCACGTCAGTGACAACCGGTGCTCCATTGGGATCTGGCTCAGGCGATAGATCATTCACTGATTCTTCGAGGAATGCTGATGTGGTTGATTCGAGGGGTAATGGTATGCGAGACCCATCAAGAAGATATGCCTCTCCTTCCCAATACCCTGGAGGATCGGTTAATTCTTACAGGCGTGGTGGTGGAACAGATACGAATTCCATATCTTCTGCTGTTGAACCAAATTTTAGAACGAACCAAGAACTGAAATATAGAGGATCAAATCCAGAAAGCACAGGCTTTCCTAAAAGAAGAGAGAGCTTATTTGTAAACAGTCAAGCTGTGGATGAAAACAATTAA
- the LOC113734366 gene encoding uncharacterized membrane protein At1g75140 isoform X1 encodes MATSQKGKFFTLHLLLLLYLCCIMRVLAKSNSAEIVTDTENEHVIEHKPEVSDALDVLKRQEIQLEKMEELVKSFTELLSRLESKLSDCSKVKYPIDRKQDTVQEYGEVDGDGNAEKIQDGKLDSSVKNGDSVGVVSVTKFSPFWSEKFQFVSAVKVGSNPTCINVLPYRDFEGFSKYVLVGDDSGRVYALARNGDVLCQFDTLSRSPTTAMVSYMSVYKNESIVVTGHEDGAILMHRVWENSTGDEWNSLRMDVIVKFDVPQAGDSVSPVTILEVHHVGRKRYILSTDLRGKIRVFRDNGTVYGLASPSRRPLAFLKQRLLFLTETGAGSLDLRTMKIRESFCEGLNVSVVRRYVFDATERSKAYGFTSEGDLIHVLLLGDIMNFKCRVRSKRKFDMGEPLTFQAIKGYLLIGDAEKIYVYNVSSQHYVRAGGPKLLFSASFDGIVASFLNQQQRKIDDKKGFVRPVVASNNERLVVLSLGSGYVAMYHSNLPVFRSEFNTMQWTSPVLFFILFLFGAWHFFAHKKEALTSWGPDDPFSSTSVTTGAPLGSGSGDRSFTDSSRNADVVDSRGNGMRDPSRRYASPSQYPGGSVNSYRRGGGTDTNSISSAVEPNFRTNQELKYRGSNPESTGFPKRRESLFVNSQAVDENN; translated from the coding sequence ATGGCAACCTCTCAAAAAGGCAAGTTTTTTACACTTCATTTGCTTTTATTACTTTACTTATGTTGTATTATGCGGGTTCTTGCGAAATCAAATTCAGCAGAAATTGTAACTGATACTGAAAATGAGCATGTTATTGAACATAAACCTGAGGTTAGTGATGCTTTAGATGTACTGAAACGGCAGGAAATTCAACTGGAAAAGATGGAAGAGCTAGTGAAAAGTTTCACTGAACTGTTATCTAGATTAGAATCAAAGTTGTCAGATTGCTCAAAAGTTAAATATCCCATTGATAGAAAGCAAGATACTGTGCAAGAATATGGTGAGGTTGATGGAGATGGGAATGCTGAGAAGATTCAAGATGGAAAGTTAGACAGTAGTGTTAAAAATGGAGATAGTGTAGGGGTGGTGTCGGTTACGAAGTTTAGTCCTTTTTGGTCTGAGAAATTTCAATTTGTGTCAGCTGTGAAAGTTGGATCAAATCCCACTTGTATTAATGTGTTGCCATACCGGGATTTTGAGGGGTTCAGTAAGTATGTTCTGGTTGGAGATGATTCGGGTAGAGTGTATGCTTTAGCAAGAAATGGAGATGTTTTATGTCAGTTTGACACGTTGTCCAGATCGCCTACTACTGCTATGGTATCCTACATGTCGGTTTATAAGAATGAGAGCATAGTTGTCACAGGGCACGAGGATGGTGCCATTTTGATGCATCGGGTTTGGGAAAATTCAACTGGGGATGAATGGAACTCACTTCGGATGGATGTTATTGTGAAGTTTGACGTTCCTCAAGCTGGTGATAGTGTTTCACCAGTCACTATCTTGGAAGTGCATCATGTTGGGCGGAAGAGGTATATTTTGTCTACAGATTTGAGGGGCAAGATCAGGGTGTTCAGGGATAATGGGACAGTTTACGGCTTGGCTTCACCATCAAGGAGGCCACTGGCATTCTTGAAGCAGAGACTTCTCTTTTTGACAGAAACTGGTGCTGGGTCATTAGATTTAAGGACCATGAAGATTAGAGAATCTTTCTGTGAAGGTTTGAACGTTTCTGTGGTGAGACGCTATGTTTTTGATGCCACAGAGAGGTCAAAAGCATACGGTTTTACTTCAGAAGGTGATCTGATACATGTACTGTTGCTCGGTGACATAATGAACTTCAAATGTAGGGTTAGATCCAAGAGGAAGTTTGATATGGGAGAGCCTCTAACATTTCAAGCAATCAAAGGGTACTTGCTTATTGGTGATGCGGAGAAGATCTATGTGTATAATGTGTCTTCCCAGCATTATGTTAGGGCTGGCGGACCAAAACTTCTGTTCTCTGCAAGCTTTGATGGGATTGTAGCATCATTTCTGAACCAACAGCAAAGAAAAATAGATGACAAAAAAGGGTTTGTGAGACCAGTAGTAGCAAGTAACAATGAAAGACTAGTTGTTCTCAGTCTTGGAAGCGGCTATGTGGCGATGTATCATTCCAACCTTCCAGTTTTCAGAAGCGAGTTCAATACGATGCAATGGACGAGTCCTGTTCtgttttttattcttttcctttttggagCATGGCATTTCTTTGCCCACAAGAAGGAAGCTCTTACCTCTTGGGGGCCAGATGATCCTTTCAGTTCCACGTCAGTGACAACCGGTGCTCCATTGGGATCTGGCTCAGGCGATAGATCATTCACTGATTCTTCGAGGAATGCTGATGTGGTTGATTCGAGGGGTAATGGTATGCGAGACCCATCAAGAAGATATGCCTCTCCTTCCCAATACCCTGGAGGATCGGTTAATTCTTACAGGCGTGGTGGTGGAACAGATACGAATTCCATATCTTCTGCTGTTGAACCAAATTTTAGAACGAACCAAGAACTGAAATATAGAGGATCAAATCCAGAAAGCACAGGCTTTCCTAAAAGAAGAGAGAGCTTATTTGTAAACAGTCAAGCTGTGGATGAAAACAATTAA
- the LOC113734368 gene encoding uncharacterized protein — translation MACGSTPARKVMVVADPCRESAAALQYALSHVVLENDTLILLHVENPNSAWRIPFGTIFRKAQSLPASAGAASMSSSSSSSSEGFVGGGGGGGTIDFLEAMKQACGIAQPRLKVRVQRVEMDGKDKASVLLAQSKSHGVDVIVIGQRTTLSNAILGPKRSRSLRGLDTAEYLIENSKCTCVGVQRKANGGYLLNSKTHKNFWLLA, via the exons ATGGCATGCGGGAGCACACCAGCACGTAAAGTGATGGTGGTCGCGGATCCCTGTCGCGAATCAGCTGCTGCACTTCAATATGCCCTCTCCCATGTAGTGCTTGAAAATGACACGTTAATTCTCCTCCATGTTGAGAATCCTAATAGTGCCTGGAGAATCCCATTTGGTACAATCTTCAGAAAAGCACAGTCGCTCCCTGCTTCTGCCGGTGCCGCCTCCATGTCCTCgtcctcatcctcatcctcaGAAGGTTTtgttggtggtggtggtggtggagggaCCATAGATTTTCTCGAAGCAATGAAGCAAGCTTGTGGTATTGCACAGCCTAGGCTAAAAGTTCGTGTACAGAGGGTGGAAATGGATGGAAAGGACAAGGCTTCTGTACTTCTTGCACAAAGCAAAAGTCATGGGGTTGATGTCATTGTTATAGGGCAAAGGACGACTCTCTCCAATGCAATATTAGG GCCTAAGCGAAGTAGATCATTAAGGGGTCTTGATACGGCGGAGTATTTGATCGAGAACAGCAAATGCACTTGCGTTGGAGTGCAGAGAAAGGCCAATGGAGGATATCTTCTCAACTCAAAAACCCACAAAAACTTCTGGCTACTGGCTTGA
- the LOC113734367 gene encoding uncharacterized protein, with protein MKNDMDPVVEEVEKVKKEFRETEEQLSKNIKSIEEYGKSSQKLSSSSVEEEEHHQSKNSLPRLNGLAQDGLNLLQSLHFKLDLLAPQLPSDDQAQQAQDLANSWQKQIESLRSSLRKANLRAKENIRKTAQQERELLLGGGEESTIRRRNLQTKAGMTSAAGSITESLRRTRQLMVQEVERSASTLMTFEESTGVLGKAESEYRGHRSLLMRTRNLLSTMQRQDVIDRIIMVVGFLLFSLAVLYVVSKRIGLLKLQRTLMDAVKGGVVNEAGVLPRGRGNGVNIPQMNEDAVPLLDVPLERHMRDEL; from the exons ATGAAAAACGACATGGACCCAGTGGTAGAGGAAGTGGAGAAGGTGAAGAAAGAATTTCGAGAAACAGAAGAACAgctttcaaaaaatattaaatcaaTTGAAGAATATGGAAAATCCAGCCAAAAATTATCATCCTCATcagtagaagaagaagagcaCCATCAGAGTAAAAATTCATTACCAAGATTAAATGGGCTTGCTCAAGATGGTTTGAATCTTCTGCAGTcgctccattttaagcttgatCTCTTAGCCCCTCAACTTCCCTCTGATGATCAAGCTCAACAGGCTCAAGATTTGGCTAATTCTTGGCAGAAGCAAATCGAAAG CTTGAGATCAAGTTTGAGAAAAGCTAATCTGAGAGCGAAGGAGAATATCAGAAAAACTGCTCAACAAGAG AGGGAGCTTCTTTTGGGAGGTGGAGAAGAGTCTACCATTCGGAGGCGGAATCTACA GACAAAAGCAGGAATGACATCTGCAGCTGGAAGTATCACTGAGAGCCTTCGACGCACCCGTCAGCTGATGGTCCAG GAAGTTGAACGAAGTGCAAGCACACTTATGACTTTTG AAGAATCAACTGGAGTATTAGGGAAGGCTGAGAGCGAGTACAGAGGTCACCGCTCACTCCTAATGCGAACTCGAAACCTTCTTTCGACAATGCAACGTCAGGATGTCATTGACAG GATAATTATGGTTGTtggatttcttcttttttcccttgCTGTTCTTTATGTTGTTTCAAAGCGTATTGGGCTGCTTAAGTTGCAGAGGACGCTTATGGATGCTGTAAAAGGTGGTGTGGTAAACGAAGCAGGGGTTTTACCTAGAGGTCGTGGAAATGGTGTAAATATTCCCCAGATGAACGAGGATGCAGTTCCCTTGTTGGATGTGCCATTGGAACGGCATATGCGTGACGAGCTTTAA
- the LOC113733760 gene encoding uncharacterized protein yields MANQDSGFSQEFSHHQENTAVNATALNLLAKLHLNSTTGGNPGNHQSTVTTTAAPLFSSSSSMDPCNKCGSTKRQSPSSWSSLQEPSSKRATLLPPSSSTTTFSGDRCILGFSKLPLPATFSNASSSSLSSPALRRTISDLINSPGASNLPDQAQISLGSLLNNQLPESSMVNPVATSPSGPLYRTISDPTSASYQVVTTTTPPRPPAARKVTWSPSAGAAGLNLKEETPNTKRLKRMKDRLREMRQWWNEVIKEGEEDSCSDSEDNDDLSKDNSEVCQVAGSEGGPREEAVWVERNGECLILHFKCPCGKGYQILLTGKSCYYKLTAF; encoded by the exons ATGGCTAATCAAGATTCTGGTTTCTCCCAAGAATTCTCCCATCACCAAGAAAACACTGCAGTTAACGCCACCGCTCTCAATCTCCTAGCCAAGCTCCACCTCAACTCCACCACCGGCGGCAACCCCGGCAACCACCAATCCACCGTCACCACCACTGCTGCCCCactcttctcctcctcctcctccatggACCCCTGCAACAAATGCGGCTCAACCAAGAGACAGTCCCCTTCATCTTGGTCTTCCCTCCAAGAACCCTCTTCCAAGAGGGCCACACTTCTACCTCCATCTTCCTCCACCACCACGTTTTCTGGCGACCGCTGCATTCTTGGCTTCAGTAAACTCCCACTTCCGGCCACTTTCTCAAatgcatcatcatcatccttaTCGTCCCCTGCTCTTCGCCGGACTATTTCCGATCTAATCAACTCTCCCGGAGCCAGCAATCTTCCTGATCAAGCTCAAATTTCTTTGGGCAGTTTGTTGAATAACCAGTTGCCGGAGAGTTCTATGGTCAATCCTGTGGCTACTTCGCCATCTGGTCCTCTTTACCGTACAATCTCTGATCCCACTTCAGCTTCTTATCAGGTGGTGACAACCACCACACCGCCTCGGCCTCCAGCAGCAAGAAAAGTCACGTGGTCACCAAGTGCTGGAGCGGCTGGCCTGAATTTGAAAGAAGAGACTCCTAATACCAAG AGGCTGAAAAGAATGAAGGATAGGCTGAGAGAAATGAGACAATGGTGGAATGAAGTCATAAAGGAAGGTGAAGAGGATAGCTGCTCTGATTCTGAAGATAATGACGATCTTTCAAAG GATAATTCTGAAGTGTGCCAAGTTGCCGGAAGTGAAGGAGGACCTCGTGAAGAAGCTGTTTGGGTGGAGAGAAATGGGGAGTGTCTGATTCTCCATTTCAAGTGTCCCTGCGGCAAAGGCTATCAGATTCTTCTTACTGGAAAGAGTTGCTACTACAAATTGACAGCTTTCTGA
- the LOC113734369 gene encoding uncharacterized protein, with protein sequence MMEKAHQVQQWWKLRWLSFKHATIVVCLFNVLTALFLLQGFLSAFSFGKFSSSHQSNSVLLRHIKESEEIRRAMIPVDLIKRVKEIEKEAHVEPEAVKQKDTKQGAASDLVSRLNNLRSYSDAGSLKALEEWRKRKMERARQRELGKNGTVV encoded by the exons ATGATGGAGAAAGCACATCAAGTCCAGCAGTGGTGGAAATTAAGATGGCTAAGCTTCAAGCATGCTACCATTGTTGTCTGCTTATTCAACGTGCTCACTGCCCTTTTCTTGCTTCAGGGATTCCTCTCTGCTTTTTCTTTTGGCAAATTCTCTTCTTCTCACCAATCCAATTCAG TTTTACTTCGGCACATTAAGGAATCCGAGGAGATACGCCGTGCCATGATACCTGTGGATTTGATTAAAAGA gtgaaagaaattgaaaaagaagCTCATGTAGAACCAGAGGCTGTAAAACAGAAAGATACCAAGCAGGGTGCTGCTTCGGACTTAGTATCTAGGCTGAATAATCTTCGCTCATATTCAGATGCTGGCAGCCTCAAAG CTCTAGAGGAATGGCGTAAGAGGAAGATGGAACGTGCCAGACAGCGAGAACTCGGCAAGAATGGAACGGTTGTCTGA
- the LOC113735416 gene encoding histone-lysine N-methyltransferase family member SUVH2-like — protein sequence MLYDAIRVLAIAEDEKHRGDLVPHRRTRGDLKAAALLKQRGLWLNCDRRIVGTIPGVEIGDLFFFRMELCVIGLHGRARAGIDYLSASQGSNGEPIATSVIVSGGYEDDVDTGDEIIYTGHGGQDKQNRQCTNQKLECGNLALERSMYYGIEVRVIRGFKYEGSVSGKVYVYDGLYRVVTCWFDVGKSGFGVFKYKLARIENQPEMGSSILRFAQTLRTRPLEARPKGYVSLDLSMKNEKVPVFLFNDVDNNNAPVFYEYLLSTVFPLHVYKHGKNGTGCDCVGDCFDGCFCAVKNGGDFAYEENGILLKGKPVIFECGPDCRCPTTCRNRVSQRGVRSRLEVFRSRKTGWGVRSLDLIQAGAFICEYAGIVLTREQAQIFTMNGDSLVYPSRFPDRWAEWGALTDIFPDYKRPEYPSIPPLDFAMDVSRLRNVACYISHNLNPNALVQPVLYDHDNVSFPHLMLFAMENIPPLREISLDYGIADEWTGKLPMYDK from the coding sequence ATGCTTTATGATGCGATTCGGGTTTTGGCTATCGCGGAGGATGAAAAACATAGGGGAGATTTGGTTCCTCATAGGAGGACTAGAGGGGACTTAAAAGCAGCTGCATTGTTGAAGCAACGTGGGTTGTGGTTAAATTGTGATAGAAGGATTGTGGGCACAATCCCTGGCGTGGAGATTGGGGATTTGTTTTTTTTCAGGATGGAATTATGTGTAATTGGATTACATGGGCGGGCTCGGGCTGGCATTGATTATCTGTCAGCAAGTCAGGGCTCAAATGGAGAGCCTATAGCGACAAGTGTAATTGTTTCAGGAGGCTACGAGGATGATGTAGACACTGGAGATGAGATAATTTACACTGGACATGGTGGACAGGACAAGCAGAACAGGCAATGTACGAATCAGAAGCTGGAATGTGGGAATTTGGCACTGGAGAGGAGCATGTACTATGGCATTGAGGTAAGGGTAATTCGTGGTTTTAAATATGAGGGCAGTGTTAGTGGTAAAGTTTATGTTTATGATGGTTTATATAGGGTTGTTACTTGTTGGTTTGATGTCGGGAAATCAGGGTTTGGGGTTTTTAAGTATAAGCTTGCTAGAATTGAGAATCAACCGGAAATGGGTAGCTCTATTCTCAGGTTTGCGCAGACTCTTAGGACTAGGCCGTTAGAGGCAAGGCCAAAAGGGTATGTTAGTCTTGACTTGTCAATGAAGAATGAGAAGGTGCCTGTTTTTCTGTTTAATGACGTGGATAATAATAATGCGCCTGTCTTTTATGAGTATCTTCTGTCAACTGTCTTCCCGCTCCATGTATACAAGCATGGCAAGAATGGGACAGGGTGCGATTGTGTGGGTGATTGTTTTGATGGTTGCTTTTGTGCTGTGAAAAATGGGGGCGATTTTGCATATGAAGAAAATGGGATTTTGTTGAAGGGAAAGCCGGTAATCTTTGAATGTGGGCCAGATTGTCGTTGTCCTACAACATGTCGGAATCGGGTGAGCCAGAGAGGTGTTAGGAGTAGATTGGAAGTTTTTAGGTCCAGGAAGACTGGCTGGGGAGTTAGATCGTTGGATTTGATCCAGGCTGGTGCATTTATTTGTGAATACGCAGGAATTGTTCTTACGCGCGAGCAAGCTCAGATTTTCACCATGAATGGAGACAGCTTGGTTTATCCTAGTCGCTTTCCTGATAGGTGGGCCGAGTGGGGAGCCTTAACTGATATATTTCCTGATTATAAGCGTCCAGAATATCCATCAATTCCTCCATTGGACTTTGCAATGGATGTATCAAGACTGAGGAACGTAGCCTGTTACATAAGCCACAACTTGAATCCAAATGCTTTGGTACAGCCAGTACTCTATGATCATGATAATGTCTCTTTCCCTCACCTCATGTTGTTTGCGATGGAGAACATTCCTCCTTTAAGGGAAATTAGCCTCGATTATGGGATCGCTGATGAGTGGACAGGAAAACTTCCCATGTACGATAAGTAA